A stretch of DNA from Anaerobacillus isosaccharinicus:
TGTGATAAAAAAAATGGAACACACTGCTGTTATTGTAAAGGATCTAGATGAGTCAATTAAATATTATATAGAAATGTTTGGGTTTGAATTACGAACTAGAGGAAAAAATGAACTGAGAGATATGGCATTTTTATTCCATACAGATTATCCACAATTCGAAATTGAATTAATTGAAGATTTAAAAAAAGAAGTGAAATATGAAGAAGTCGGTATTGTTAATCATCTTGCCTTTACAGTAGAGGATATTTTTGCAGCGATTAACTATTTTAAGGAAAAAGGAGTTACTTTTAAATCAGAGACCCCTAATACTGCTATAGATGGAGCGAGAACAATTTTTTTCTATGGTATTAATGATGAGCTTTTGCAGCTTGTTCAACCTACACGTATCTGTTAAAGAACGGTTTTTCTATATAAAATATTTACAATGAAAATCAAATTAAAAATAGTCTATGTTATAAACAAAGGATATTTGCCAGTTACTACCAAAATTAAATGAGGAAGTGCTCCATCTAAGAATGGAATGCTTCTTCATTATAATACTATTTAAGAAGATAAATTATGGATATAAAAATCAATAACCCCTGCAAAGGATGGTAAAACTTAGAATTGATAGAATTTTTCTAAAA
This window harbors:
- a CDS encoding VOC family protein, with the protein product MIKKMEHTAVIVKDLDESIKYYIEMFGFELRTRGKNELRDMAFLFHTDYPQFEIELIEDLKKEVKYEEVGIVNHLAFTVEDIFAAINYFKEKGVTFKSETPNTAIDGARTIFFYGINDELLQLVQPTRIC